One Kribbella sp. NBC_00662 genomic region harbors:
- the mimD gene encoding propane 2-monooxygenase effector subunit MimD codes for MQFGSEAEFSNKTGVTLMNTPIGRVVAQVMGAKDGVELTEYPSMIRVDGTGLLDFDYAELSDALGMDFDGSVFEEISSTHYGRMVHLDDKTILFASPEDAAEYIGFDLTTK; via the coding sequence ATGCAGTTCGGATCTGAAGCCGAGTTCTCCAACAAGACCGGCGTGACGTTGATGAACACCCCGATCGGCCGCGTCGTCGCGCAGGTGATGGGCGCGAAGGACGGGGTCGAGCTGACGGAGTACCCGTCGATGATCCGCGTCGACGGGACCGGTCTGCTCGACTTCGACTACGCGGAGCTGTCCGACGCGCTCGGGATGGACTTCGACGGGTCGGTGTTCGAGGAGATCTCGTCGACCCACTACGGCCGGATGGTGCATCTGGACGACAAGACCATCCTGTTCGCCAGCCCGGAGGACGCCGCCGAGTACATCGGCTTCGACCTCACCACGAAGTGA
- a CDS encoding aromatic/alkene monooxygenase hydroxylase subunit beta — protein sequence MTQTTEAKQRSFPSIEFTDSEAGALEFPSSQSRSYNYYKPAKLRATMYEDVTVDVQPDPDRHLSQGWIYGFGNGPGGYPKEWTAAKSSNWHAFLDPNEEWNQTIYRNNSAVVRQVDLGLQNAKRARAYDAWNPAWLKFVERNLGAWMHAENGLALHVFTSIQRSGPTNMINTAVAVNAAHKMRFAQDLALFNLDLSEADVPFDGSAHKEVWQSAPEWQPTREVVERLTAVGDWCELLFATNIVFEQLVGSLFRTELVMQIAARNGDYITPTIVGTGEHDYDRDLSYSRNLFRLLTRDAEYGESNKVLFGEWLATWVPRCLDAAHALQPIWSQPAEKSVTFADSLDAAKQKFRSLLEDLGLDTPKELDQ from the coding sequence ATGACCCAGACCACAGAGGCGAAACAGCGCAGTTTCCCGAGCATAGAGTTCACCGACTCCGAGGCCGGCGCGCTGGAGTTCCCGAGCTCGCAGAGCCGGTCGTACAACTACTACAAGCCGGCCAAGCTGCGGGCGACGATGTACGAGGACGTCACGGTCGACGTACAGCCGGACCCCGACCGGCACCTGAGCCAGGGCTGGATCTACGGCTTCGGCAACGGCCCCGGCGGCTACCCGAAGGAGTGGACCGCGGCGAAGTCGTCGAACTGGCACGCCTTCCTCGACCCGAACGAGGAGTGGAACCAGACGATCTACCGGAACAACTCCGCGGTCGTCCGCCAGGTCGACCTCGGCCTGCAGAACGCCAAGCGGGCCAGGGCGTACGACGCCTGGAACCCGGCCTGGCTGAAGTTCGTCGAGCGCAACCTCGGCGCCTGGATGCACGCCGAGAACGGGCTCGCGCTGCACGTCTTCACCAGCATCCAGCGGTCCGGCCCGACGAACATGATCAACACCGCGGTCGCCGTGAACGCCGCGCACAAGATGCGGTTCGCCCAAGACCTGGCACTGTTCAACCTGGACCTGTCCGAGGCCGACGTACCGTTCGACGGGTCGGCGCACAAGGAGGTCTGGCAGAGCGCGCCGGAGTGGCAGCCGACCCGTGAGGTGGTCGAGCGGCTGACGGCCGTGGGGGACTGGTGCGAGCTGTTGTTCGCCACCAACATCGTCTTCGAGCAGCTGGTCGGGTCGCTGTTCCGGACCGAGCTGGTGATGCAGATCGCGGCCCGCAACGGCGACTACATCACACCGACCATCGTCGGCACCGGCGAGCACGACTACGACCGCGACCTGTCCTACAGCCGCAACCTGTTCCGGCTGCTGACCCGGGACGCGGAGTACGGCGAGAGCAACAAGGTGCTGTTCGGCGAGTGGCTCGCGACCTGGGTGCCGCGCTGCCTCGACGCCGCGCACGCGCTGCAGCCGATCTGGTCGCAGCCGGCCGAGAAGTCGGTCACGTTCGCGGACAGCCTGGACGCGGCCAAGCAGAAGTTCCGTTCCCTGCTCGAGGACCTCGGGCTCGACACTCCGAAGGAGCTGGACCAGTGA
- a CDS encoding FAD-binding oxidoreductase — protein MADKHRIQFEPVGIEMEVGEEEKILDAAFRQGIHLMHGCREGQCSACKSYLLEGDIQMERYSTFACNDAEVAEGYVLLCKAHAYSDCTIELLNYDEDELLGGIPIRTVGTRVAAIQPVTRDIVSLRLEPAEEFDFKPGQYVDLTIPGTDEHRSFSMATTPSGEIEFLIKKYPGGRFSALLDGELAVGDQLSLTGPYGSSTLKDGHVLPVVCVAGGAGMAPILSILRHLKETGSTRPVRFYYGARTAADLFYLDAIAELGADLTGFEFIACLSESAQDSDGLQVEEGNVTDIVERREAELHRSEIYLCGPPPMVDAALALLEASNVPKDQVFYDKFTSPATDGA, from the coding sequence GTGGCCGACAAGCACCGTATCCAGTTCGAACCGGTCGGCATCGAGATGGAGGTCGGCGAGGAGGAGAAGATCCTCGACGCCGCGTTCCGGCAGGGGATCCATCTGATGCACGGCTGCCGGGAAGGGCAGTGCTCGGCGTGCAAGTCGTACCTGCTCGAGGGTGACATCCAGATGGAGCGCTACTCGACGTTCGCCTGCAACGACGCGGAGGTGGCCGAGGGCTACGTGCTGCTCTGCAAGGCGCACGCGTACAGCGACTGCACGATCGAGCTGCTCAACTACGACGAGGACGAACTGCTCGGCGGTATCCCCATCCGGACCGTCGGCACGCGGGTCGCGGCGATCCAACCGGTCACCCGCGACATCGTGTCGCTGCGGCTGGAACCCGCCGAGGAGTTCGACTTCAAGCCGGGACAGTACGTCGACCTGACCATCCCCGGCACCGACGAACACCGCTCGTTCTCGATGGCGACGACCCCGTCGGGCGAGATCGAGTTCCTGATCAAGAAGTACCCGGGCGGCCGGTTCTCCGCCCTGCTCGACGGCGAGCTCGCGGTCGGCGACCAGCTGTCGCTGACCGGGCCGTACGGCTCGTCGACGTTGAAGGACGGCCACGTGCTGCCGGTCGTCTGCGTCGCGGGCGGCGCCGGGATGGCGCCGATCCTGTCGATCCTGCGGCACCTGAAGGAGACCGGCAGCACCCGTCCGGTCCGGTTCTACTACGGCGCCCGGACGGCGGCCGACCTCTTCTACCTGGATGCGATCGCGGAGCTCGGTGCGGACCTCACCGGCTTCGAGTTCATCGCTTGTCTGTCCGAATCGGCTCAGGACTCGGACGGACTCCAGGTGGAGGAGGGCAACGTCACCGACATCGTCGAGCGGCGCGAGGCGGAGCTGCACCGCAGCGAGATCTACCTGTGCGGCCCGCCGCCGATGGTCGACGCCGCCCTGGCGTTGCTGGAGGCAAGCAACGTGCCGAAGGACCAGGTCTTCTACGACAAGTTCACCAGCCCAGCTACCGATGGAGCCTGA
- a CDS encoding sigma-54-dependent Fis family transcriptional regulator → MGAAQPVRDPIRVSWERSQASQVDVDRPAPKYFDRIDRETTLMRAARPVIDALSSELHNEPVCIILTDAKGVVLDRRGGDPSLLRRLDSVDLAPGFQYAEHAVGTNGIGTALEVGGPIQIDGAEHYNGKLRMFSCAGATITHPVTGGLLGVLDITTQAKNSNTILLSFAKLAARRIHERVVEEANALDHALLSDYYAACRHSGGPVLALGDEVFMMNAYAQARFDAIDQAALIDRTRDARGGTKPLVFITDLPSGTTARLAYRPTFLGDTLAGGVIQIKEQRAPARSPQIARAPLIPGTTGTSAVWQHVTQELLEACSRSEWLIADGEPGTGKLTMLRAVRRHVAPERRLVVLDPEAMGEDLLTEAHAELDSGADLIIRRAHLLTGEVLDGLTELLQNVRDGAIAGDAWVALTLPADRSEIADELLAFFPRTIEVPPLRHHVEDVPALVRSLLAKAGISGLTFSTATMNQLMRLPWAGNITHLRAVLAAVARRRRSGVVELADLPPECRATTRRQLTPIEALERDAIVDALSTYDGDKKAAAAALGMSRATIYRKIREYGIVT, encoded by the coding sequence ATGGGCGCTGCACAGCCGGTCCGGGATCCGATCCGAGTGTCGTGGGAGCGCTCACAGGCGTCGCAGGTCGACGTGGACCGTCCCGCCCCGAAGTACTTCGACCGGATCGACCGCGAGACCACCCTGATGCGGGCCGCGCGCCCGGTCATCGACGCGCTGTCGTCCGAGCTCCACAACGAGCCGGTCTGCATCATCCTGACCGATGCCAAAGGCGTCGTCCTCGACCGTCGCGGCGGCGACCCGTCCCTGCTGCGGCGACTGGACTCCGTCGACCTCGCACCCGGATTCCAGTACGCCGAGCACGCGGTCGGCACGAACGGGATCGGCACGGCACTCGAGGTCGGCGGGCCGATCCAGATCGACGGAGCCGAGCACTACAACGGGAAGCTACGGATGTTCTCCTGCGCCGGCGCGACGATCACGCATCCGGTCACGGGCGGGCTGCTCGGCGTACTCGACATCACGACCCAGGCCAAGAACTCGAACACGATCCTGCTGTCGTTCGCCAAGCTCGCCGCGCGCCGGATCCACGAACGCGTCGTCGAGGAAGCGAACGCGCTGGACCACGCGTTGCTCAGCGACTACTACGCGGCCTGCCGGCACAGCGGCGGTCCGGTGCTCGCGCTCGGCGACGAGGTGTTCATGATGAACGCCTACGCGCAGGCACGGTTCGACGCCATCGACCAGGCGGCCTTGATCGATCGCACCCGGGACGCGCGCGGCGGGACCAAGCCGCTCGTCTTCATCACCGATCTACCCAGCGGGACGACCGCACGGTTGGCCTACCGCCCGACGTTCCTCGGTGACACGCTGGCCGGTGGAGTCATCCAGATCAAGGAGCAGCGGGCCCCGGCGCGCAGCCCTCAGATCGCCCGGGCGCCCTTGATCCCCGGCACGACCGGGACGAGTGCAGTCTGGCAACACGTCACGCAGGAGTTGCTGGAGGCATGCAGCCGATCCGAGTGGCTGATCGCCGACGGCGAACCGGGGACGGGCAAGCTGACCATGCTGCGTGCCGTACGCCGGCACGTCGCGCCCGAGCGTCGGCTCGTCGTACTCGACCCCGAGGCGATGGGTGAGGACCTGTTGACCGAGGCGCACGCCGAGCTGGACTCCGGCGCCGACCTGATCATCCGGCGGGCGCACCTGCTGACCGGCGAGGTGCTCGACGGCCTCACCGAACTGCTGCAGAACGTCCGCGACGGCGCGATCGCCGGGGACGCGTGGGTCGCGCTCACGCTGCCCGCCGACCGGTCCGAGATCGCCGACGAGCTGCTGGCGTTCTTCCCGCGGACCATCGAGGTTCCGCCGCTGCGGCATCACGTCGAGGACGTTCCGGCGCTGGTCCGGTCGCTGCTGGCCAAGGCCGGCATCAGCGGTCTCACCTTCTCCACGGCCACGATGAACCAACTGATGCGGTTGCCGTGGGCAGGCAACATCACGCATCTGCGCGCGGTCCTGGCCGCGGTCGCCAGACGACGCCGGTCCGGAGTGGTCGAGCTCGCCGACCTGCCGCCCGAGTGCAGGGCGACCACACGCCGGCAGCTGACCCCGATCGAGGCCCTCGAACGGGACGCGATCGTCGACGCGCTGTCGACGTACGACGGTGACAAGAAGGCCGCCGCGGCCGCGTTGGGAATGTCACGCGCGACGATCTACCGGAAGATCCGCGAGTACGGAATCGTCACCTGA
- a CDS encoding amino acid ABC transporter ATP-binding protein codes for MSDSGTLAKTGLVALSGVNKHFGELHVLKDINLSIAKGEVVVVIGPSGSGKSTLCRAINRLEPIDAGSIELDGQPLPSEGKALARLRADVGMVFQSFNLFAHMTILQNVTLGPTKVRGKSKSEAEEDARVLLERVGVSAQADKYPAQLSGGQQQRVAIARALAMDPKVMLFDEPTSALDPEMIKEVLDVMVDLARQSMTMVVVTHEMGFARRAANRVVFMADGQIVEEAEPEKFFTDPQTKRAQDFLSKILTH; via the coding sequence ATGAGCGATTCCGGCACTCTGGCGAAAACCGGACTGGTGGCACTGTCCGGTGTCAACAAACACTTCGGTGAACTGCACGTCCTGAAGGACATCAACCTGTCCATCGCCAAGGGCGAGGTCGTCGTGGTGATCGGCCCTTCCGGCTCCGGGAAGTCCACGCTCTGCCGCGCGATCAACCGGCTCGAACCGATCGACGCAGGCAGCATCGAACTGGACGGCCAGCCGCTGCCCAGCGAGGGCAAGGCCCTGGCCAGGCTGCGTGCCGACGTCGGCATGGTGTTCCAGTCGTTCAACCTGTTCGCACACATGACGATCCTGCAGAACGTCACGCTCGGTCCGACCAAGGTCCGCGGCAAGTCCAAGAGCGAGGCGGAGGAGGATGCCCGCGTCCTGCTGGAGCGGGTCGGCGTCTCCGCCCAGGCCGACAAGTACCCGGCCCAACTGTCCGGCGGTCAGCAGCAGCGCGTCGCGATCGCCCGTGCGCTGGCCATGGATCCCAAGGTGATGTTGTTCGACGAGCCCACGTCGGCGCTCGACCCGGAGATGATCAAAGAGGTCCTGGACGTCATGGTCGACCTCGCCCGTCAGAGCATGACGATGGTCGTCGTCACCCACGAGATGGGCTTCGCGCGGCGCGCCGCGAACCGCGTCGTGTTCATGGCCGACGGGCAGATCGTCGAAGAGGCCGAGCCGGAGAAGTTCTTCACCGATCCGCAGACGAAGCGGGCGCAGGACTTCCTCTCGAAGATCCTCACGCACTGA